A stretch of Aeromicrobium tamlense DNA encodes these proteins:
- a CDS encoding CHAP domain-containing protein has translation MVRVARRGSTAVALALVLSLIALPSHAESVEPEPEVAPSAEVTSEPAEPEEVAEPETASPEAPEPAVEPSAAAPAAPARRTTASRAPAATAASAPSVNTPAKSGRWVSIRINSGADTRVLTRENFWLRGRVLTTSGKPHARTKVRIYRDTKNGRVKVATVRTSAKGWYSWMPKVPKSGKYRAIVSRHRYSPKITVKRTYGKRSLASREKAMSFLLGSPKGGVKRARNYVYREYTKATLVQYGGRTSVVRTHALKQMRARGGAGGSLGAPTGDLRCGLPEGACLQQFRTGAVYVNKKAKKTVTSAVSPKLGAADLVAVARSQVGYREPKPRKSKYNRWIKRTGAYDPWCGFFVSWLAYAADKPGSVIKAKSFGSLLKAERKRGRTSQTPRVGRLAYIGYFSKGTASHVGIVAKHQGDYVWTVEGNVSSGGGMAHPRGVHIVKRHTSNVVFYADPKY, from the coding sequence ATGGTGCGCGTTGCTCGTCGGGGAAGCACGGCCGTGGCCCTCGCCCTCGTCCTCTCGTTGATCGCCCTGCCCAGTCATGCCGAGTCGGTGGAGCCCGAACCCGAGGTCGCACCGTCGGCCGAGGTGACGTCGGAGCCCGCCGAGCCGGAGGAGGTGGCCGAGCCGGAGACGGCCTCCCCGGAGGCGCCCGAGCCGGCCGTCGAGCCCTCCGCCGCGGCTCCTGCGGCACCCGCCCGCCGGACCACCGCGTCCCGCGCGCCCGCCGCCACCGCGGCCTCCGCGCCCTCGGTGAACACCCCGGCGAAGTCCGGCCGCTGGGTCAGCATCCGCATCAACAGCGGCGCCGACACCCGCGTGCTCACCCGCGAGAACTTCTGGCTCCGCGGCCGCGTCCTCACCACCAGCGGCAAGCCGCACGCGCGCACCAAGGTGCGGATCTACCGCGACACGAAGAACGGCCGCGTCAAGGTCGCGACGGTGCGCACCTCGGCCAAGGGCTGGTACTCATGGATGCCGAAGGTGCCCAAGAGCGGGAAGTACCGCGCCATCGTCAGCCGCCACCGCTACTCCCCCAAGATCACGGTGAAGCGCACGTACGGGAAGCGCTCGCTCGCCAGCCGCGAGAAGGCGATGTCGTTCCTGCTCGGCTCACCGAAGGGCGGCGTCAAGCGCGCCAGGAACTACGTCTACCGCGAGTACACGAAGGCCACGCTCGTCCAGTACGGCGGCCGCACGTCGGTCGTGCGCACCCACGCTCTCAAGCAGATGCGCGCTCGCGGGGGCGCAGGCGGATCGCTGGGCGCCCCGACCGGCGACCTGCGCTGCGGCCTGCCCGAGGGCGCCTGCCTGCAGCAGTTCCGCACCGGCGCGGTCTACGTGAACAAGAAGGCCAAGAAGACCGTCACGTCGGCCGTCTCGCCCAAGCTCGGCGCCGCCGACCTCGTCGCCGTCGCCCGCTCACAGGTGGGCTACCGCGAGCCCAAGCCGCGCAAGAGCAAGTACAACCGGTGGATCAAGCGCACGGGCGCCTACGACCCGTGGTGCGGCTTCTTCGTCTCCTGGCTCGCGTACGCGGCCGACAAGCCCGGCTCGGTGATCAAGGCCAAGTCCTTCGGCTCGCTGCTCAAGGCGGAGCGCAAGCGCGGCCGCACCTCGCAGACGCCGCGCGTCGGCCGTCTCGCCTACATCGGCTACTTCAGCAAGGGCACCGCGTCGCACGTCGGCATCGTCGCGAAGCACCAGGGCGACTACGTGTGGACGGTCGAGGGCAACGTGTCCTCCGGCGGCGGGATGGCCCATCCGCGCGGCGTGCACATCGTGAAGCGACACACGTCGAACGTCGTGTTCTACGCCGACCCGAAGTACTGA
- a CDS encoding CpaF family protein, whose product MRERRIDPRTDIDAVRRAAAEAVAEHEQRSLTGAVRALEEPDHVVGQLVADLVGFGPLQRFLDDPEVEELWINEPERVFVARAGRHELTSVMLTARQVRELVERMLSSSGRRLDLSQPFVDAMLPGGHRLHVVLDGITRGFTAVNIRKFVAKAGGLDDLVALGTIDDRAAAFLTSCVQAGLNIVVSGGTQAGKTTLLNCLAAAIPGTQRLVSVEEVFELKTSHPDWVAMQTRQAGLEGTGEITLRMLVKEALRMRPNRIIVGEVRAEEALDLLLALNSGLPGMASIHANSAKQALVKLCTLPLLAGENVSAGFVVPTVATAVDIVVHTGIDTSGRRAVREIVATTGRSENGIIEAEPIFVRRAGVLERGAGTPQRREAFEAAGIDPGALWER is encoded by the coding sequence GTGCGCGAACGGCGCATCGACCCACGCACGGACATCGACGCCGTGCGTCGCGCGGCCGCGGAGGCGGTCGCCGAGCACGAGCAGCGCAGTCTCACGGGAGCCGTCCGGGCGCTCGAGGAGCCCGACCACGTCGTCGGCCAGCTCGTGGCCGACCTGGTCGGCTTCGGGCCGCTGCAGCGCTTCCTCGACGATCCCGAGGTCGAGGAGCTCTGGATCAACGAGCCCGAGCGCGTCTTCGTCGCCCGCGCCGGGCGTCATGAGCTGACCTCGGTGATGCTCACGGCACGGCAGGTCCGCGAGCTCGTCGAGCGGATGCTGTCCTCCAGTGGACGACGCCTCGACCTCAGCCAGCCGTTCGTCGATGCCATGCTGCCGGGCGGGCACCGCCTGCACGTCGTGCTCGACGGCATCACGCGCGGCTTCACGGCCGTCAACATCCGGAAGTTCGTCGCGAAGGCCGGCGGGCTCGACGACCTCGTCGCGCTCGGCACCATCGACGACCGCGCGGCGGCGTTCCTCACGTCGTGCGTCCAGGCAGGGCTCAACATCGTCGTCAGCGGAGGCACCCAGGCGGGCAAGACCACCCTCCTGAACTGCCTCGCAGCAGCCATCCCCGGCACCCAGCGACTGGTGTCCGTCGAGGAGGTCTTCGAGCTCAAGACGTCGCACCCCGACTGGGTCGCGATGCAGACCCGTCAGGCGGGCCTCGAGGGAACCGGCGAGATCACCCTGCGGATGCTGGTCAAGGAGGCGCTGCGGATGCGGCCGAACCGGATCATCGTCGGCGAGGTCCGCGCCGAGGAGGCGCTGGACCTGCTTCTCGCCCTCAACTCCGGGTTGCCGGGCATGGCGTCCATCCACGCGAACTCCGCGAAGCAGGCCTTGGTCAAGCTCTGCACGCTGCCGCTGCTCGCCGGCGAGAACGTCTCCGCCGGCTTCGTCGTTCCCACCGTCGCCACCGCGGTCGACATCGTCGTGCACACCGGGATCGACACGTCGGGCCGCCGCGCGGTGCGCGAGATCGTCGCCACCACCGGGCGCTCCGAGAACGGGATCATCGAGGCCGAGCCGATCTTCGTCCGCCGAGCCGGGGTGCTCGAGAGGGGTGCCGGCACGCCGCAGCGCCGCGAGGCCTTCGAGGCCGCTGGGATCGACCCGGGAGCGCTGTGGGAACGCTGA
- a CDS encoding type II secretion system F family protein, translated as MGTLIGLTFGIGLLLMAESWNPRPSRPQRAVRRHPLESLLLRAGMPDVAPRTVVAAVAAAAVAGTAAGAVTSVPVMALLAGAAAAWTPFAVVRSRAARRQREHAEAWPDAVDHLASAVRAGLSLPEALIQLGQRGPEPLRDPFTQFGRDYGSSGRFAESLDRLKARLADPVGDRVVEALRIAREVLGGDLGRLLRSLSGFLRDDLRTRGEIESRQSWTIGAARLTRSIGESLGSNAAITRRLRRCASDDDVEDFRVRQATWGAIGLAIAVAVSLLAWSAAHPPVVALLLWCGAGLVGGCLACDQALSSQVRRHETRMRAEFPTIADLLALSVAAGESPVAAIERVSRVSHGALSLELGRVLADVRAGATVVDALDVLAARTGVLSVARFAEALAVAIDRGTPLIDVLHAQAADVRETARRELIESGGRREIAMMVPVVFLILPVTIAYTLCQFGSIDGHRKASFKE; from the coding sequence GTGGGAACGCTGATCGGGCTGACCTTCGGGATCGGCCTGCTCCTCATGGCCGAGAGCTGGAACCCGAGGCCGAGCCGGCCCCAGCGCGCCGTGCGGCGGCACCCGCTCGAGTCGCTGCTGCTCCGCGCCGGGATGCCCGATGTCGCCCCGCGCACGGTCGTCGCCGCCGTCGCCGCGGCAGCGGTCGCCGGGACGGCGGCTGGTGCGGTCACGTCGGTTCCGGTCATGGCCCTGCTCGCCGGCGCCGCGGCCGCGTGGACGCCGTTCGCCGTGGTCCGCTCGCGAGCCGCCCGACGGCAGCGCGAGCATGCGGAGGCCTGGCCCGATGCCGTCGACCATCTCGCCTCGGCCGTGCGCGCGGGCCTGTCTCTCCCCGAGGCGCTCATCCAGCTGGGGCAGCGCGGTCCCGAGCCCTTGCGGGACCCGTTCACCCAGTTCGGCCGCGACTACGGCTCGTCAGGGCGGTTCGCCGAGAGCCTCGACCGGCTGAAGGCACGGCTCGCAGATCCCGTCGGCGACCGCGTCGTGGAGGCACTCCGGATCGCGCGCGAGGTTCTCGGGGGAGATCTCGGACGGCTGCTGCGGTCGCTCTCGGGCTTCCTGCGCGACGACCTGCGCACCCGCGGCGAGATCGAGTCGCGGCAGTCCTGGACCATCGGCGCCGCCCGGCTGACTCGTTCCATTGGCGAGTCGCTGGGCAGCAACGCCGCCATCACTCGCCGGCTGCGTCGCTGCGCGAGCGATGACGACGTCGAGGACTTCCGGGTCCGCCAGGCCACGTGGGGCGCGATCGGGCTCGCGATCGCCGTCGCCGTCTCGCTGCTGGCGTGGTCGGCGGCGCACCCGCCGGTCGTGGCGCTGCTGCTGTGGTGCGGAGCCGGACTCGTCGGCGGCTGCCTCGCCTGCGACCAGGCGCTCTCCTCGCAGGTCCGCCGGCACGAGACCCGGATGCGTGCCGAGTTCCCGACCATCGCCGACCTGCTCGCGCTGTCGGTCGCCGCAGGGGAGAGCCCCGTCGCCGCGATCGAGCGCGTGAGCCGCGTCAGCCACGGCGCCCTGTCACTGGAGCTCGGCCGCGTGCTGGCCGACGTTCGTGCCGGCGCCACGGTCGTCGATGCCCTCGACGTGCTTGCAGCGCGCACGGGAGTCCTGAGCGTGGCGCGCTTCGCGGAGGCGCTCGCGGTCGCGATCGACCGGGGGACACCGCTGATCGACGTGCTCCACGCCCAAGCGGCCGACGTTCGCGAGACCGCTCGCCGCGAGCTCATCGAGTCGGGCGGACGTCGCGAGATCGCGATGATGGTGCCGGTCGTCTTCCTGATCCTCCCGGTCACGATCGCCTACACCCTATGTCAATTTGGGAGTATTGATGGTCATCGGAAGGCATCGTTCAAGGAGTAA